The Pollutimonas sp. M17 sequence CGCGGTGTTGTCGGCGATCAAGCGATTCAGGGCCGACAAGCTCAGCGTGCCGATCAGGGCCTGCGCCAGCAGCAGGACGAGCATGCATGCCAGCAGCACGTCACGCAGCGGTCGACGCCGGCGTCCAGAAACCGCATTCTCACCATTTTTCATGTTTGCTTCCGCAACCGTATCCAGAAATAAGCCCTGCCCGCCATTCCAACCCTGCGTCATGTCAGCAATAGTAATTTACAATCGGGTTCAAAAGCACACTTTTCTGGTCGTCCAGGACGTCCCAACCTTTCCGTTGAGTAGTCACTTATGCGATTGACCTCGCTGCGCAGCAAAATCTTCCTGCTTGTGGGCCTGACCCTGCTTATAAGCGCGATCGCCGTCATGCTCGTCACCGAACGGGATGTCAAGCGGACCGTGGTCACCAGCGAAGAACTGGCGGTGCGCAATGTGCTGAACCTGCTGGTGCGCGACAGCGAGGCGCGCTGGGGCAGCCTGCTCAACGACAAGATATCCACCGTGCGCAGCAGCCGCCAGCAACTCATGCAGCTTGGCAACACCGTAAGGTCCGTGCTGGCCATGTATGCCGCACAGGTCGAGCGCAAGGAATTGAGCCTTTCGGAAGCGCAGGGGCTGGCCAGGGAATGGGTCAACGATCTGTCGATAGGAGAGGAGCGCTTCAGCTTCATTTTCAATCACGACCTCATCGCCATCGCCAGCGGCAACAGCGAGTGGCTGGGCATGAACCTGTCGACACTGAAGGATTTCAAGGGCCGCGACCTGGCCGCCTCGGCCTACCAGGAAGCGCAGACCTCCGGCCAGAGCTTCGCCATCTATCGCTGGCCGCCGCCCGGCACTGCGGGAAAACGCGAACTGCGCTATGCCTACTTTGCCTACTTCGAGCCCTGGGACTGGATATTCGCCGTCACCGACGACGCGCGCCAGGTTTCGGACCAGTTCGACAGGCGCCGCCAGGAAATGGAGCATGCCATCGGCGAATCGCTGGCGTCGCTGACCCTGGCGCAATCGGGCTTCGCCTTCATTGCGGCGGACGATGGCACACTGGTGTCGCCGCTGCCCTCCGGCCATGCCGGCCTGCTCGGCGACGTCGATGAAGAAAGCGGCAAAACCTTGCGCGAACTGCTGGACGGAATCCCCAGCACCGGCGATGTCTCCAGCTTCGGATTTACGCCCCGGGACACGGATGACTCCTGGCAAATCAGTTCGGCCTATTTCAAGCCCCTGGGATGGACGATCGTGGCCGCTGTTCCCAGCGAGGACCTGACACGGGCGGCAACGGAGTTGCGCAATCGCCTGGGCATGGTTTTCCTGGCCATCCTGCTGGTTTCGCTGGCCATCGCCTGGGCCTTTTCGGTGCGCCTTACGCGCCCGCTGCAACAGCTCAGCGATTTTGCGCGCGTCCTGCCGGAGCAGGACCTGAGCGCCGCCAGCCCGATACCGCCGCATATCGCCCGCCTGCCGCAAAACCAACCCGACGAAGTGGGCCGCCTAGCCGCCACCTTCATGTTCATGGACAAGGAGCTGCGTGAGAAAGTCGCCAAGCTGGTGCAGGAAACCTCATCGCGCGAGCGCTTCGAAAGCGAACTCAATATCGCCCATGGCATACAGATGGGGCTGCTGCCGATCCCGCTTCCGGCATCCATACTGAAGAAGATCGACCTGTACGCCACCATGATCCCGGCCAAGGAAGTCGGCGGCGACCTGTACGACTACTTCATGCTTCCGGATGGGCGCCTGTGCTTTGCCATCGGTGATGTGTCGGACAAGGGCGTTCCCGCGGCGCTGTTCATGGCCGTCACCCGCACGCTGATCCGCGCATCGGCCGAAGACGAGACCTCTCCGGCCCTGCTGATGGAGCGCGTCAACAATCGCCTGTCCGAAAACAACCCCAACCTGATGTTCGTCACACTCATCCTCGCCGTTCTTGATCTGGCCAGCGGCGAACTGCAGTGGGCCAACGCCGGCCATCCGTCGCCCTGCGTCCTGAGCGCCGGCGGCGACTGGCGCCTGCTGGAGGGCCGTAGCGGCCCCGCCTGCGGCGTGATGGAGGGCGTGCCCTACAAGCAGTTCTCGACCATACTGGAACCCGGCGAAACCATAGTAGGCTTTACCGATGGCGTGACCGAAGCGCTGGATCCCGACGGCCATCTCTATGGCGAACCCCGTTTGTACGCCCTGCTGACCGGCACGGGATCCGATACGGCGCAGAGCACGACAAGCACACTGCTGGATGACGTACGCGCCTTCGCCCAAGGCACGGAACAGTCCGACGACATTACCCTGATCGCAGCAAAAAGGCCCGCCCCATGATTTTCCGCCTCCTGCTTCCCGCCCTCCTGGCCCTATGCCTGTTCGCCTTTCCGCCCCTGGCCGTCCAGGCCGCCGGGCAGGCGCCAGCGGCGCAGGACAGCGTCTTTCCCACCACCCCCAAGGCCAGGCCGGATGGCAAGCGCTGGCGCATCGGATATGTGGACGGCGGCGACTACGCCGATTACCCGCTGACCCTGGACGCGATCGTGGATGGCCTGCAGCGCCTGGGCTGGCTGACCACTACGTCTGACGTGCCCGAGCGCCTGAGCAGCCGCGATCTTTGGACCTGGCTGTCCAAGAATATCAAAAGCGATACGCTGGAGTTTGTCCAGGACGCATGGTGGCAGCCCGGCAATTTCGACGCCGGAAAACGCGAGGCCGTGCGCACCGCCATTGCCGACAGAATCCGTCAGCGCGGCGACGTCGACCTGGTGATTGCCATGGGAACCTGGGCGGGCCAGGACATGCGCGCCATCGGCCCGCCGGTTCCCACCATCGTGGGATCGACCAGCGACCCGCTGGCCGCGGGCATCGTCGACAGCGCCCAGGACAGCGGACGCGACAACCTTCACGCACGGATCGAGCCCGACCGATACCAGCGGCAGGTGAGGCTGTTCCGCGAGATCGTGCCCTTCAAGAAGCTGGGCATCGTCTACGAAGACAGCGAAGCGGGGCGCACTTACGCCGCCGTGGACGCCGTGGAGCAGGTGGGCAAGGAATTGGGCTTTGCCGTCCAGCATTGCCATGCCCAGTCCAGCAGCGTCTCCACGGAGACGGCCATCGCCAATGCATTGCAGTGCTACCGCGACCTGGCGCAGCAGCGCGTCGATGCGGTCTACGTCACCACGCATCGCGGCGTGACGCTGGATTCGATATCCGACATCGCCAAAGCCCTGCGCCAAGCCAAGATACCCAGCTTCTCGATGGCCGGATCAAGGGACGTCGAACGCGGGATACTGCTCAGCCTGGCCCAAGCCGATCTGTCCTATGTCGGGCTGTTCCACGCGGAAACCATCGCCCGCATCTTCAACGGCGCCAAGGCGCGCCAGCTCAGCCAGCTCTGGGTGGACCCGCCCAAGATCGCGCTGAACCTGGCGACGGCGCGCATCATCGGCTTCGATCCGCCGGTCGATATATTGCTGGCCGCCGACGAGGTATACGAAGCCGACCGGTAATCAAATGCCGCCGTAGCGGCCGGGCTGCACCGCCGCATGGTGGGCCAGCAGCGCGGCCAGTCGCTGCCGCGCCGTACCGCCCGCGCTGTTCCAGGTATCCAGCAGGCGGTCCGCGCCGCTGCGCCCCGAGTCCAGCACGAATTCGGGGTAGGCCAGCCAGGATGCATCGTGCGGGGCCAGGCCCGAACGCGCCACCGACAGTACCTGCGCACACAAGGCCTTGACGCGCCCATCGCCCACGCCGGTGCGCATGGCCGGTTCGCGCAGCTCGCCCAGCGCCTGCCAGCCCCATTCGTTCACCAAGCGCCAGGCCTCGTCCAGATTGGCCAGCAGGCCCTTTTGCACCGCGGAAGGGGCCGGAAGCAGGCTGAGCGCCTGCGCCGGACCCGCTTCGCGCAGCAGGCATTCGTCGGCGAAACCCGCGCCGGGAGCCCGGGCCTCGATATAGGTCTGCGCCCCGCAAGCCGCAAACAGCGTCTCCAGTCCGCCATCGCGCCGCCAGGCATCCAGGAGCTCGGCCAGCGGCGGCTCGGCGTCCAGCCGATAGCGCAAGCGGGCGTCCAGGAACTGACCGATCTGCGAATATTCGAAATGCCGTGCGTGCGGGACCAGCTCGACCGTGGAGCCGTCGTCGCTGCGCCGCCCCCGCCATGCCGGGGCGGTCAGGAAATCCTCCAGGCAGGGATCGCCCTCCAGCAAGACCGTGGGCACGGACTTGTAATCGTAGGAGGGCGCCAGCGGCAAGCCGCGCGCCACGGTGCCCGCGCCGAACATCCAGTGAAAGAAATCGCCCAGATCATGGAAGGGCCGCGAAGGATACTGGCATAGCCACGCATCGCCCGGGAACCGGGCGGGTCCGAATACGCGAGGCCAGATCGTCATGCGGTTTTCCCTCAAACCCGTGTCCCGGCCCGATTCCAGAGGACTGTTGGCGAACAGGGCCAGGCTGGCCGGCGCAAGCGCAATGGCGACATTCAGCGCCCGGATGGCGCCCTCGACCGGCACCGACGTGTTGGCGCCATTCTGCGCCTTGGCATCGATGCCCTCCCAGTGATGCCATCCGCGATGGTCACGAAGCTCACGGTAGATGGGCCGCGGCACGCACACCTTGGCATACCAGTGCGCATCGCGCGGGCAGTCCGGATGCTGCGAGGCATTCAGAATGCAAGCTTCATCCGCCTCCAGGGCCTGCAGGGTATCGGCAAGCTCCCGATGCGCCAGCGCGGCCAGGCGGTCCAGCCCCCGGGGGCCGTCGTCGACCGGCGCCAGGGCGGTTTCCAGCAGATTGAAGCCATTGTCCAGGCCGCATTCCGCCGTGGCGGTATGCAGGCCGATGCAACGTCCGCCCTGCATCATGTCCTGGCTGGACACGCCTCTTTCCTGCTTGACCTCGCGCAAGGCGGAAAAATAGGCCTCCACCGGCAGGCTGGCGCCGGTGCGCGCATGCGCGACGACCATTTCGATCTCCAGGCCCAGCCTGGGGCGATAGAGACGAGCCGGGGAACCGGCCCGGCCGCGGGAATCCAGCCCGGCGGCAGCCGGCGCGACAGAGGCGGCTCCGGCCGCCGCCTCCTTACAGGAAGAGCTGGTACGCGGGGTTTTCGCTTTCATTCCAGTAGGGATAGCCCAGGCCGTCCAGGAAGGCCTTGAAGGCCTTCTTGTCGGCGGGCGGCACCTGTATGCCGACCAGTATGCGGCCGTAGTCGTCGCCCTGGTTCCGATAGTGGAACAGGCTGATGTTCCAGTCGGGGTTCATGGCGCCCAGGAAACGCATCAGCGCGCCGGGGCGTTCGGGAAACTCGAAACGGAACAGCATCTCGTGCTCGGCCAGCGTGGAGCGTCCTCCGACCATATAGCGCAAGTGGGTCTTGGCCATCTCGTTGCCGGTCAGGTCGAGGGTGGGAAAGCCCTTCTTGCGGAAGTTGTTGGCCAGCTTTTCGGGTTCGGCCTCGGAATTGATCTGCAAGCCCACGAATACATGGGCCTTGTCGGGATCGGAGATGCGGTAATTGAATTCGGTAACGCTGCGCTTGCCCACCGCTTCGCAAAGCCGCAGGAAGCTGCCGCGCTTTTCAGGCAGGGTCAATGCGAACACCGCTTCGCGCGCCTCGCCCACGTCGGCGCGTTCCGCCACGAAGCGCAGGCGGTCGAAATTCATGTTGGCGCCGCAGGTAATGGCCACCAGGGTCTTGTCCTTCCATTTGTTCTGGGCCGCATAGCGCTTGGCGCCGGCCAGCGCCAGCGCGCCGGCGGGTTCAAGCACGCTGCGCGTGTCCTGGAATAC is a genomic window containing:
- a CDS encoding SpoIIE family protein phosphatase yields the protein MRLTSLRSKIFLLVGLTLLISAIAVMLVTERDVKRTVVTSEELAVRNVLNLLVRDSEARWGSLLNDKISTVRSSRQQLMQLGNTVRSVLAMYAAQVERKELSLSEAQGLAREWVNDLSIGEERFSFIFNHDLIAIASGNSEWLGMNLSTLKDFKGRDLAASAYQEAQTSGQSFAIYRWPPPGTAGKRELRYAYFAYFEPWDWIFAVTDDARQVSDQFDRRRQEMEHAIGESLASLTLAQSGFAFIAADDGTLVSPLPSGHAGLLGDVDEESGKTLRELLDGIPSTGDVSSFGFTPRDTDDSWQISSAYFKPLGWTIVAAVPSEDLTRAATELRNRLGMVFLAILLVSLAIAWAFSVRLTRPLQQLSDFARVLPEQDLSAASPIPPHIARLPQNQPDEVGRLAATFMFMDKELREKVAKLVQETSSRERFESELNIAHGIQMGLLPIPLPASILKKIDLYATMIPAKEVGGDLYDYFMLPDGRLCFAIGDVSDKGVPAALFMAVTRTLIRASAEDETSPALLMERVNNRLSENNPNLMFVTLILAVLDLASGELQWANAGHPSPCVLSAGGDWRLLEGRSGPACGVMEGVPYKQFSTILEPGETIVGFTDGVTEALDPDGHLYGEPRLYALLTGTGSDTAQSTTSTLLDDVRAFAQGTEQSDDITLIAAKRPAP
- a CDS encoding ABC transporter substrate-binding protein produces the protein MIFRLLLPALLALCLFAFPPLAVQAAGQAPAAQDSVFPTTPKARPDGKRWRIGYVDGGDYADYPLTLDAIVDGLQRLGWLTTTSDVPERLSSRDLWTWLSKNIKSDTLEFVQDAWWQPGNFDAGKREAVRTAIADRIRQRGDVDLVIAMGTWAGQDMRAIGPPVPTIVGSTSDPLAAGIVDSAQDSGRDNLHARIEPDRYQRQVRLFREIVPFKKLGIVYEDSEAGRTYAAVDAVEQVGKELGFAVQHCHAQSSSVSTETAIANALQCYRDLAQQRVDAVYVTTHRGVTLDSISDIAKALRQAKIPSFSMAGSRDVERGILLSLAQADLSYVGLFHAETIARIFNGAKARQLSQLWVDPPKIALNLATARIIGFDPPVDILLAADEVYEADR
- a CDS encoding glutamate-cysteine ligase family protein, with product MVVAHARTGASLPVEAYFSALREVKQERGVSSQDMMQGGRCIGLHTATAECGLDNGFNLLETALAPVDDGPRGLDRLAALAHRELADTLQALEADEACILNASQHPDCPRDAHWYAKVCVPRPIYRELRDHRGWHHWEGIDAKAQNGANTSVPVEGAIRALNVAIALAPASLALFANSPLESGRDTGLRENRMTIWPRVFGPARFPGDAWLCQYPSRPFHDLGDFFHWMFGAGTVARGLPLAPSYDYKSVPTVLLEGDPCLEDFLTAPAWRGRRSDDGSTVELVPHARHFEYSQIGQFLDARLRYRLDAEPPLAELLDAWRRDGGLETLFAACGAQTYIEARAPGAGFADECLLREAGPAQALSLLPAPSAVQKGLLANLDEAWRLVNEWGWQALGELREPAMRTGVGDGRVKALCAQVLSVARSGLAPHDASWLAYPEFVLDSGRSGADRLLDTWNSAGGTARQRLAALLAHHAAVQPGRYGGI